A region from the Drosophila mauritiana strain mau12 chromosome 2L, ASM438214v1, whole genome shotgun sequence genome encodes:
- the LOC117135109 gene encoding metallophosphoesterase 1 homolog isoform X3, producing MRFLYACFVIVLCALIFCEYVADFVVLQKCKWPEIKRKKYVDDPLRAMILADPHLLGPHRGHWLDKLYREWHMTRAFQAASRLFQPDVVFVLGDLFDEGDMVSDKQFQEYVWRYLKMFHLPPGIPLISVAGNHDVGFHYKMHPFFMSRFESYLNNSSVNLYTIKQIHFVVINSMAMEGDGCMFCTQAEDQLKNISRTLHCMKYPLEAECARTRRHPYSQPILLQHFPTYRISDTMCEEHDAPYIEAFRERFHVLSKDATDMLGELLKPRLAFAGHSHHFCHSVNRLGIDEYTVASFSWRNKVNPSFMLATITPDDYVVSKCKMLPQQFVYNSYLSAGILCLIVIGFQLRKCIQRRQQSSVVDHRKVN from the exons ATGCGCTTTCTTTACGCCTGCTTTGTGATCGTGCTGTGCGCCCTGATCTTCTGCGAGTATGTGGCGGACTTTGTGGTGCTGCAAAAGTGCAAGTGGCCGGAGATAAAGCGCAAGAAGTATGTGGACGATCCGCTTAGGGCAATGATTCTAGCGGATCCGCATCTGCTAGGACCGCATCGTGGTCACTGGCTGGACAAGCTCTACCGGGAGTGGCACATGACGCGGGCCTTTCAGGCGGCATCGCGTCTGTTCCAGCCCGACGTGGTCTTCGTCCTGGGCGATTTGTTCGATGAAGGCGACATGGTTAGCGACAAGCAGTTCCAGGAATATGTGTGGCGCTACCTGAAGATGTTCCATCTACCACCGGGAATTCCGCTCATCAGTGTCGCGGGAAATCATGACGTGGGCTTCCATTACAA AATGCATCCCTTCTTTATGTCGCGTTTTGAGAGCTATCTGAACAACTCCTCGGTCAATTTGTACACCATTAAGCAAATCCATTTTGTGGTGATAAATTCGATGGCTATGGAAGGTGATGGTTGCATGTTTTGCACCCAGGCCGAAGATCAGTTGAAGAACATTTCGCGGACTTTGCACTGCATGAAGTATCCGCTTGAGGCGGAGTGCGCCCGCACCAGGCGGCACCCGTACAGCCAGCCGATTCTATTGCAGCACTTCCCCACCTACCGCATTTCGGATACCATGTGCGAGGAGCACGATGCTCCGTACATCGAGGCGTTCCGAGAGCGGTTTCATGTGCTCTCCAAGGATGCCACGGATATGCTGGGAGAGCTGCTTAAGCCAAGGCTGGCATTCGCCGGCCATTCACATCATTTCTGTCACAGTGTAAATCGGCTGGGCATCGATGAGTACACGGTGGCCTCGTTCAGTTGGCGAAACAAAGTTAATCCCAGCTTTATGCTG GCCACTATAACCCCCGATGACTATGTTGTTTCCAAGTGCAAAATGCTGCCACAGCAGTTTGTCTACAATAGCTATCTGAGTGCTGGCATCCTTTGCCTAATTGTCATCGGGTTCCAGCTACGAAAGTGCATCCAAAGAAGACAGCAGTCATCGGTTGTAGATCATCGGAAGGTTAATTA A
- the LOC117135109 gene encoding metallophosphoesterase 1 homolog isoform X1, with protein sequence MRFLYACFVIVLCALIFCEYVADFVVLQKCKWPEIKRKKYVDDPLRAMILADPHLLGPHRGHWLDKLYREWHMTRAFQAASRLFQPDVVFVLGDLFDEGDMVSDKQFQEYVWRYLKMFHLPPGIPLISVAGNHDVGFHYKMHPFFMSRFESYLNNSSVNLYTIKQIHFVVINSMAMEGDGCMFCTQAEDQLKNISRTLHCMKYPLEAECARTRRHPYSQPILLQHFPTYRISDTMCEEHDAPYIEAFRERFHVLSKDATDMLGELLKPRLAFAGHSHHFCHSVNRLGIDEYTVASFSWRNKVNPSFMLATITPDDYVVSKCKMLPQQFVYNSYLSAGILCLIVIGFQLRKCIQRRQQSSVVDHRKVNYLD encoded by the exons ATGCGCTTTCTTTACGCCTGCTTTGTGATCGTGCTGTGCGCCCTGATCTTCTGCGAGTATGTGGCGGACTTTGTGGTGCTGCAAAAGTGCAAGTGGCCGGAGATAAAGCGCAAGAAGTATGTGGACGATCCGCTTAGGGCAATGATTCTAGCGGATCCGCATCTGCTAGGACCGCATCGTGGTCACTGGCTGGACAAGCTCTACCGGGAGTGGCACATGACGCGGGCCTTTCAGGCGGCATCGCGTCTGTTCCAGCCCGACGTGGTCTTCGTCCTGGGCGATTTGTTCGATGAAGGCGACATGGTTAGCGACAAGCAGTTCCAGGAATATGTGTGGCGCTACCTGAAGATGTTCCATCTACCACCGGGAATTCCGCTCATCAGTGTCGCGGGAAATCATGACGTGGGCTTCCATTACAA AATGCATCCCTTCTTTATGTCGCGTTTTGAGAGCTATCTGAACAACTCCTCGGTCAATTTGTACACCATTAAGCAAATCCATTTTGTGGTGATAAATTCGATGGCTATGGAAGGTGATGGTTGCATGTTTTGCACCCAGGCCGAAGATCAGTTGAAGAACATTTCGCGGACTTTGCACTGCATGAAGTATCCGCTTGAGGCGGAGTGCGCCCGCACCAGGCGGCACCCGTACAGCCAGCCGATTCTATTGCAGCACTTCCCCACCTACCGCATTTCGGATACCATGTGCGAGGAGCACGATGCTCCGTACATCGAGGCGTTCCGAGAGCGGTTTCATGTGCTCTCCAAGGATGCCACGGATATGCTGGGAGAGCTGCTTAAGCCAAGGCTGGCATTCGCCGGCCATTCACATCATTTCTGTCACAGTGTAAATCGGCTGGGCATCGATGAGTACACGGTGGCCTCGTTCAGTTGGCGAAACAAAGTTAATCCCAGCTTTATGCTG GCCACTATAACCCCCGATGACTATGTTGTTTCCAAGTGCAAAATGCTGCCACAGCAGTTTGTCTACAATAGCTATCTGAGTGCTGGCATCCTTTGCCTAATTGTCATCGGGTTCCAGCTACGAAAGTGCATCCAAAGAAGACAGCAGTCATCGGTTGTAGATCATCGGAAGGTTAATTA TTTAGACTAG
- the LOC117135109 gene encoding metallophosphoesterase 1 homolog isoform X2 has product MRFLYACFVIVLCALIFCEYVADFVVLQKCKWPEIKRKKYVDDPLRAMILADPHLLGPHRGHWLDKLYREWHMTRAFQAASRLFQPDVVFVLGDLFDEGDMVSDKQFQEYVWRYLKMFHLPPGIPLISVAGNHDVGFHYKMHPFFMSRFESYLNNSSVNLYTIKQIHFVVINSMAMEGDGCMFCTQAEDQLKNISRTLHCMKYPLEAECARTRRHPYSQPILLQHFPTYRISDTMCEEHDAPYIEAFRERFHVLSKDATDMLGELLKPRLAFAGHSHHFCHSVNRLGIDEYTVASFSWRNKVNPSFMLATITPDDYVVSKCKMLPQQFVYNSYLSAGILCLIVIGFQLRKCIQRRQQSSVVDHRKVN; this is encoded by the exons ATGCGCTTTCTTTACGCCTGCTTTGTGATCGTGCTGTGCGCCCTGATCTTCTGCGAGTATGTGGCGGACTTTGTGGTGCTGCAAAAGTGCAAGTGGCCGGAGATAAAGCGCAAGAAGTATGTGGACGATCCGCTTAGGGCAATGATTCTAGCGGATCCGCATCTGCTAGGACCGCATCGTGGTCACTGGCTGGACAAGCTCTACCGGGAGTGGCACATGACGCGGGCCTTTCAGGCGGCATCGCGTCTGTTCCAGCCCGACGTGGTCTTCGTCCTGGGCGATTTGTTCGATGAAGGCGACATGGTTAGCGACAAGCAGTTCCAGGAATATGTGTGGCGCTACCTGAAGATGTTCCATCTACCACCGGGAATTCCGCTCATCAGTGTCGCGGGAAATCATGACGTGGGCTTCCATTACAA AATGCATCCCTTCTTTATGTCGCGTTTTGAGAGCTATCTGAACAACTCCTCGGTCAATTTGTACACCATTAAGCAAATCCATTTTGTGGTGATAAATTCGATGGCTATGGAAGGTGATGGTTGCATGTTTTGCACCCAGGCCGAAGATCAGTTGAAGAACATTTCGCGGACTTTGCACTGCATGAAGTATCCGCTTGAGGCGGAGTGCGCCCGCACCAGGCGGCACCCGTACAGCCAGCCGATTCTATTGCAGCACTTCCCCACCTACCGCATTTCGGATACCATGTGCGAGGAGCACGATGCTCCGTACATCGAGGCGTTCCGAGAGCGGTTTCATGTGCTCTCCAAGGATGCCACGGATATGCTGGGAGAGCTGCTTAAGCCAAGGCTGGCATTCGCCGGCCATTCACATCATTTCTGTCACAGTGTAAATCGGCTGGGCATCGATGAGTACACGGTGGCCTCGTTCAGTTGGCGAAACAAAGTTAATCCCAGCTTTATGCTG GCCACTATAACCCCCGATGACTATGTTGTTTCCAAGTGCAAAATGCTGCCACAGCAGTTTGTCTACAATAGCTATCTGAGTGCTGGCATCCTTTGCCTAATTGTCATCGGGTTCCAGCTACGAAAGTGCATCCAAAGAAGACAGCAGTCATCGGTTGTAGATCATCGGAAGGTTAATTAG
- the LOC117151091 gene encoding chitinase domain-containing protein 1, giving the protein MRAPDALLLRLALLLLLLTTVRGTLAPDSHKSKSKTKESALRGGPQDQDVFDLGLVSPEPLAKDIVSNHRGYFKETGLRRFNGTTLGYVTPWNSHGYDVAKIFAKKFDIISPVWLQIVKQGDRYAVAGTHDIDAGWLTDVRRKGKQVHNQRTVKVFPRFIFDHFTDRDIKLLLSDAQERTKVNDVLIKCCKDNGFDGLVLEVWSQLAGRIDDKILYTLVLQMAKELQKHQLRLILVIPPFRKETGHLFGEKHMDKLFKHIYAFSLMTYDFSSVQRPGANAPLYFVRKAVETIAPEGCADMTAKRAKILLGLNMYGNDYTPDGGGPITFSQYLDLVRHVKKHLTFDERDVENFFEIKNDDGRHIVFYPTLYSINERIKLAQELGTGISIWELGQGLNYFYDLF; this is encoded by the exons ATGCGTGCGCCTGATGCGCTCCTGCTCCGCCTCGCTCTCCTGCTTCTCCTACTGACCACTGTCCGCGGAACCCTCGCCCCGGACAGCCACAAATCGAAGAGCAAGACCAAGGAGAGTGCTCTGCGTGGCGGTCCGCAAGACCAAGATGTTTTCGATCTGGGATTGGTTAGTCCCGAGCCCCTGGCCAAGGATATCGTGAGCAATCATCGCGGGTACTTCAAGGAGACGGGACTGCGACGCTTCAATGGCACCACCTTGGGCTATGTGACTCCA TGGAACTCGCATGGCTATGATGTGGCCAAGATCTTTGCCAAGAAGTTCGACATTATCTCGCCGGTTTGGCTGCAGATTGTGAAGCAGGGAGATCGTTATGCCGTAGCCGGAACCCATGACATCGATGCGGGTTGGCTGACCGATGTCCGGAGAAAGGGTAAACAGGTGCACAATCAGCGAACGGTTAAAG TTTTTCCCCGTTTTATATTCGATCACTTCACTGATCGGGACATTAAGCTCTTGCTTAGCGACGCCCAGGAGAGGACGAAAGTCAACGACGTGCTGATCAAGTGCTGCAAGGATAATGGCTTCGATGGACTCGTCCTGGAGGTGTGGTCCCAGCTAGCTGGACGCATAGATGATAAAATTCTGTACACACTGGTTCTGCAAATGG CCAAAGAACTACAAAAGCATCAGCTTCGGCTCATTTTGGTCATTCCTCCCTTCCGCAAGGAGACGGGTCACCTTTTCGGAGAAAAGCACATGGACAAGCTTTTCAAGCACATATACGCCTTCTCTCTGATGACTTACGACTTCTCTAGCGTGCAGCGTCCTGGAGCAAATGCACCATTATATTTCGTACGTAAGGCTGTGGAGACAATAGCTCCAGAAGGTTGCGCTGATATGACGGCTAAGCGGGCTAAAATTCTGTTGGGACTGAATATGTACGGGAATGATTACACGCCCGATGGAGGCGGACCCATAACCTTCTCCCAGTACTTGGATCTGGTCCGGCATGTAAAGAAGCACCTAACTTTCGATGAACGGGATGTGGAAAATTTCTTTGAAATCAA AAACGATGACGGTCGTCACATTGTCTTCTATCCCACTCTCTATTCCATAAACGAGCGAATAAAGCTCGCCCAGGAACTGGGCACTGGCATTTCGATCTGGGAACTTGGCCAAGGCCTAAACTATTTTTACGATCTCTTTTAG